In Methanobrevibacter sp., the genomic stretch AAAATTAAACAGATTATTATGTTTTATGATTTAAATATTAAAGGAAGTAGCTTGGAAAACAATCTTAAACTGGCTAATGAGGCTTCTCTTTATGGTTGGAATCATATTAATTTTTCATACAGTCCTGATGAATTTTTAAATGCTTTTGAGTTTAAAAATGATTTGGAGGAATTGTTGAGTGATAAGATAGGTTTTGATTACACTTTGGAGATTAATTCCTCAAACGTTAATGAAATTAGGAAATATGCTAACAGATTTAGAGATAAATCTTCCTGTATTTCTGTTATCGGAGGGGATTTGAAGGTAAATAGGGCAGTATTGGAAAACATAAAAATCGATGTTTTATCAAGGCCTTACTTTAGAAGATATGATTCCGGCTTAAATCATGTACTTGCAAAAGAGGCTCTAAAAAATAATGTGGCTATTGAATTATGCTTTAAAGATGTTTTAAGAAGTTATCTGTCTCCCAGGTCAAAAATCATTTCTAATTTTAAAGATATTTATAGATTATATAGGAAATTTGATTTCCCTTTGATACTCTCTTCAAGAGCCGAATCAGTATTTGATATTAAAACCACCCATGATTTTGCAGCTGTTTTTAAACAGACCGGTTTGACAGATTCAGAGATTAATAAGTCATTTGAAAATGCGGCAGGTATACTGGAATTTAATCGGAATAGGAAAAACATGATTTTAAAGGGAGTAAGGAGGATTAATGATGAAGCTTAAGGTATTGCCTCCTACACTTAGAAAAAACAACCGATATTTGGCAGTCGATATTAAGGCTGATTCTCAAATTAATAAAGATGATCTGGTTACAATTATCTGGGATTCATGTATCCGCTTTCAGGGGGAGCTCAACACTTCCAATTTTAATTTATGGGTTATGAAATTTTTTGAAATGGATAAGTGCAGTGATTATTATCATTATAAAGCCATTATCAGGTGTCAAAGAGATTATGTTGATGAGGTCAGATCATCACTTGCTTTAGCTACAAAATTCGGGCGCTGCTGGATTTCTATAACTACTTTAGGGTTGTCTGGAACCATAAAAGCGTCAACAAGATACATTTAATTACTTTTTGTTATTTTAAAATAGAAAAATATATAAATAATTTATTAATATAAATATCATTTGGATTTATGGAAAAAAGAATAAAAAAATACTTTAATTTATCTATAATGTAGA encodes the following:
- the rnp3 gene encoding ribonuclease P protein component 3; the encoded protein is MFYDLNIKGSSLENNLKLANEASLYGWNHINFSYSPDEFLNAFEFKNDLEELLSDKIGFDYTLEINSSNVNEIRKYANRFRDKSSCISVIGGDLKVNRAVLENIKIDVLSRPYFRRYDSGLNHVLAKEALKNNVAIELCFKDVLRSYLSPRSKIISNFKDIYRLYRKFDFPLILSSRAESVFDIKTTHDFAAVFKQTGLTDSEINKSFENAAGILEFNRNRKNMILKGVRRINDEA
- a CDS encoding Rpp14/Pop5 family protein, producing the protein MKLKVLPPTLRKNNRYLAVDIKADSQINKDDLVTIIWDSCIRFQGELNTSNFNLWVMKFFEMDKCSDYYHYKAIIRCQRDYVDEVRSSLALATKFGRCWISITTLGLSGTIKASTRYI